The Streptomyces sp. cg36 genomic interval GACACCTACCTCCCCGACCCGGAGGACCGCGCGGCGGCGTTCGACGCGGTGGAGAACATCCCCTCCATCCGTGAGAAGGCGCAGTTCTGCTTCAAGTGGATGGACTCGGTCGAGAAGATCGACCAGCTGGAGACGCAGGCCGACCGCCGCCGCTTCCTGCTGAACCTGATCTGCTTCGCCGCGTGCATCGAGGGCCTGTTCTTCTACGGCGCCTTCGCGTACGTGTACTGGTTCCGCTCGCGCGGTCTGCTGCACGGCCTGGCCACCGGCACCAACTGGGTGTTCCGGGACGAGACGATGCACATGAACTTCGCCTTCGAGGTCGTGGACACCGTCCGCAAGGAGGAGCCGGAGCTCTTCGACGACCTGCTCCAGCAGCAGGTCACCGACATGATCAAGGAAGCGGTGGAGGCCGAGCTGCAGTTCGGCCGCGACCTGTGCGGCGACGGTCTGCCGGGCATGAACACCGAGTCGATGCGCGAGTACCTCCAGTGCGTCGCCGACCAGCGTCTGACGCGCCTCGGCTTCGCCCCGGTGTACGGCTCGGCGAACCCGTTCTCCTTCATGGAGCTCCAGGGCGTCCAGGAGCTGACGAACTTCTTCGAGCGCCGCCCGTCCGCCTACCAGGTGGCGGTCGAGGGCTCGGTGGGCTTCGACGAGGAGTTCTGATCCTTCGGACGAGCTGTGAAAGGGGCCCGCACCCCGAAGGTGCGGGCCCCTTTCGCGTCCTGCGGGCGACCGGGAATCAGTCGTTCGGGACGACCTCGTAGCGCGGGGTGTTCTCCGCCATCTGGCGCAGCGCGTCCTTGCGGTCGCGCTTGGAGAGGCGGTCGATGTACAGGTAGCCGTACAGGTGGTCCGTCTCGTGCTGGAGGCAGCGGGCGAAGTAGCCGGTGCCGCGGACCCGGATCGGGTTGCCCTCGGCGTCCTGGCCGCTGACCACCGCGTAGTCCGGGCGGGCGAGCTCGGCGTAGGCGGTCGGGACCGAGAGGCAGCCCTCGTTGGACTCGTCGAGCACGCGGCGGTCGGCCGGCAGCTCCTCCAGGACCGGGTTGCAGACGACGCCGACGTGGCGCACGCCCTCGTCGTCCATGCAGTCGTAGACGAAGACCTTCAGGTCCACGCCGATCTGGTTGGCGGCCAGGCCCACGCCCTCGGCGGTGCGCTGGCTGGCGAACATGTCGTCGACCAGGGCGGCGAGCTTGTCGTCGAACTCGGTGACGTCCTTGCACTCCTTGTGCAGCACCGGGTTGCCGACGACCGTGATCGGCCGGGACGTGCCCCGCTCGCGGTACGCCTGCTCGCGCTCCTCGCAGTCCTCCGTGTCGACGACGAACCCGTCGTTCTCGACCTGCTGGTCCGTCTCCTGCTGCGACATCTTGGCCGTAAGCCTTCCTGAAAGCCGGTTCCGATCCCGTACAGCCTATGGCCTGTCCGGGCGGTGCGCGTTCAGCAGACCTCTTCGAGGTCGCGCCACTCGCGGCTGTCCGGGCTGTCCGCGACCCAGCCGT includes:
- a CDS encoding ribonucleotide-diphosphate reductase subunit beta is translated as MSSTENKSASDKNLLDPGFELTLRPMRYPDFYERYRDAIKNTWTVEEVDLHSDVADLAKLSPGEQHMIGRLVAFFATGDSIVANNLVLTLYKHINSPEARLYLSRQLFEEAVHVQFYLTLLDTYLPDPEDRAAAFDAVENIPSIREKAQFCFKWMDSVEKIDQLETQADRRRFLLNLICFAACIEGLFFYGAFAYVYWFRSRGLLHGLATGTNWVFRDETMHMNFAFEVVDTVRKEEPELFDDLLQQQVTDMIKEAVEAELQFGRDLCGDGLPGMNTESMREYLQCVADQRLTRLGFAPVYGSANPFSFMELQGVQELTNFFERRPSAYQVAVEGSVGFDEEF
- the def gene encoding peptide deformylase, coding for MSQQETDQQVENDGFVVDTEDCEEREQAYRERGTSRPITVVGNPVLHKECKDVTEFDDKLAALVDDMFASQRTAEGVGLAANQIGVDLKVFVYDCMDDEGVRHVGVVCNPVLEELPADRRVLDESNEGCLSVPTAYAELARPDYAVVSGQDAEGNPIRVRGTGYFARCLQHETDHLYGYLYIDRLSKRDRKDALRQMAENTPRYEVVPND